A single Dreissena polymorpha isolate Duluth1 chromosome 14, UMN_Dpol_1.0, whole genome shotgun sequence DNA region contains:
- the LOC127857342 gene encoding uncharacterized protein LOC127857342 has protein sequence MTEQDNEVILNIPHGEEHNEPNNVHEVEVEVHNNEVAVDDIHSENEINEVIEDDQVNKEDSDVCAQNECQEHSLRAGGDFNNHHETGQSEKRKKYDMSTRSGTVTDSDDTQRAPDFTDRRGPQRKAKASFQQYNVGAPLERFLCVPCGNVTFVRENLAHRHVTEWHGMFRYQCTYCKKSFARKVLSHAPCRKVRPEDFTIMDQHGNRHNAFERLQDWKRKNLPRMVRQVPNGYIKHLTEVDETYNKAPAPNTVDLRNQLNNIPDLSDISEVDVMSPPRTNKDSQEDDEETSSSSSSSSQSSNSSSSSSSTASSSHSSASPEPEDLTTKDTDSSASDALDLRVIKVSKSIPANMTPVKNDMGDVLSVNENTTDLIGEEQITLNVGGTIFITTRKTLMAFPSLLARRAESNETAIFIDRDPAHFRFILNYPRNKNVDLKTLPGDIRYLWEMFYEAKYYELDGFIQAVEAHIRNVMAKHHYK, from the exons ATGACTGAACAAGACAATGAAGTGATACTTAATATTCCCCATGGAGAAGAGCATAATGAGCCAAACAATGTGCACGAGGTCGAAGTTGAGGTGCATAATAATGAAGTTGCAGTGGATGACATACATAGTGAAAATGAAATTAATGAGGTGATTGAAGATGACCAAGTGAATAAGGAAGACAGT GATGTTTGTGCGCAGAATGAATGTCAAGAACACTCGCTTAGAGCTGGTGGTGATTTTAATAATCATCATGAGACCGGCCAGAGTGAAAAGAGAAAGAAGTATGACATGAGCACACGAAGTGGCACTGTGACTGACAGTGATGATACTCAGAGGGCCCCTGATTTCACTGATAG ACGTGGTCCTCAGAGAAAAGCTAAGGCTTCGTTTCAACAATACAATGTTGGCGCACCTCTTGAGAGG TTTCTGTGTGTGCCTTGCGGCAATGTCACATTTGTGAGGGAGAACCTGGCACATAGACACGTAACAGAGTGGCACGGAATGTTCCGATACCAATGTACCTATTGCAAAAAGTCCTTTGCTAGAAAGGTTCTCAGCCATGCTCCTTGCAGAAAAGTACGTCCAGAGGACTTTACCATCATGGACCAACATGGTAATAGGCACAACGCGTTTGAACGTCTGCAAGATTGGAAAAGAAAGAATTTACCAAGAATGGTTAGACAAGTCCCAAATGGATACATCAAGCACCTTACGGAAGTCGATGAAACCTACAATAAGGCCCCGGCACCAAACACTGTCGATTTAAGAAACCAACTGAACAACATTCCAGACCTGTCCGATATCAGTGAGGTAGACGTAATGTCGCCACCTCGAACGAACAAAGATTCTCAGGAGGATGACGAGGAAACTTCATCATCATCAAGTTCATCCTCACAATCATCAaactcttcatcatcatcttcatcaacaGCCTCCTCATCCCATTCCTCAGCAAGTCCAGAGCCTGAAGATCTAACAACTAAGGATACAGATAGTTCTGCAAGTGACGCTCTTGATCTTAGAGTAATAAAAGTCAGTAAATCAATTCCAGCAAACATGACCCCAGTGAAAAACGACATGGGTGACGTCTTAAGTGTCAATGAAAACACAACAGATCTGATAGGTGAAGAACAGATAACTTTAAATGTTGGAGGAACAATATTCATAACAACCAGAAAAACTCTGATGGCCTTTCCATCATTGTTAGCAAGAAGGGCAGAGTCAAACGAAACAGCCATCTTTATAGACCGTGATCCTGCTCATTTCAGATTCATTTTGAATTACCCcagaaataaaaatgttgatTTGAAAACACTCCCAGGGGACATCCGGTACCTTTGGGAAATGTTCTATGAAGCAAAATATTATGAACTGGATGGTTTTATCCAAGCCGTAGAAGCTCACATTAGGAATGTGATGGCAAAACATCATTACAAATGA